One window of the Chitinophaga niabensis genome contains the following:
- a CDS encoding SRPBCC domain-containing protein, producing the protein MTEHRMSSFRVFDAPRELVFKMWTDPEYLAMWWGPKGFTNPVCEIGVQPGGRILIMMTAPDGSVYPMRGVFNEIQEPERIVFTAWPEDGNGNVILEVTHTVTFIAENDKTRQVIESVVRNSTLPPEVYESEMKKGWNSSLEKLEALLQKLVKSS; encoded by the coding sequence ATGACAGAACATAGAATGTCCAGCTTCCGTGTGTTTGATGCTCCGCGTGAACTTGTTTTTAAAATGTGGACGGACCCTGAGTATTTAGCCATGTGGTGGGGACCGAAAGGATTCACCAATCCTGTTTGCGAAATAGGCGTGCAACCCGGAGGGCGTATTCTCATTATGATGACGGCGCCTGACGGATCAGTATATCCTATGCGTGGCGTATTCAATGAAATCCAGGAACCGGAACGGATTGTTTTTACCGCATGGCCGGAAGATGGGAATGGAAATGTGATCCTTGAAGTAACACATACGGTTACGTTCATTGCTGAGAACGATAAAACCAGGCAGGTGATTGAATCCGTTGTGCGTAATTCTACTTTGCCACCGGAAGTGTATGAAAGTGAAATGAAGAAGGGATGGAATTCCAGCCTGGAAAAACTGGAGGCACTGCTGCAGAAGCTGGTAAAGAGTTCTTGA
- a CDS encoding ArsR/SmtB family transcription factor, whose product MRRDVFQAIADPNRRAILGMLAENQLNLNQVAQHFDITRSAVSQHMKILTECGLVVITQKGRERYCEAKLDRLSEVADWMNQYKKFWEGKFDLMEKALKTIQAKRKKQ is encoded by the coding sequence ATGAGAAGAGATGTATTCCAGGCTATTGCCGATCCCAATAGAAGGGCCATACTGGGCATGCTGGCAGAAAACCAGCTGAACCTGAACCAGGTGGCGCAGCATTTTGATATTACCCGCTCTGCGGTATCGCAGCACATGAAGATCCTCACGGAATGCGGCCTGGTGGTGATCACCCAGAAAGGCAGGGAACGTTACTGTGAAGCAAAACTGGACAGGCTGAGTGAAGTGGCGGACTGGATGAACCAATATAAAAAGTTCTGGGAAGGCAAGTTCGACCTGATGGAAAAGGCATTGAAAACGATCCAGGCTAAACGCAAAAAACAATGA
- a CDS encoding DinB family protein, translated as MNKQAIKTLLNTSFTDFSTFIDTLSNHRFVVSPEGKWSAGQQLDHLIRSAKPVNKALGSPKFLLRFFGKPAAKSRSYEQMKEAYVTELGRGGVTTRPYIPPVTEADQREILQQQMHAQRDKMIALLDKWTEEELDKYQVPHPLLGKITIRECLYFTAYHNHHHLHTLQVREKPNQPWAEQLERALF; from the coding sequence ATGAACAAGCAAGCTATAAAAACCTTATTGAACACAAGTTTTACAGATTTCTCCACTTTTATAGACACCCTTTCCAATCACCGCTTTGTGGTTTCGCCGGAAGGCAAATGGTCCGCCGGTCAACAGCTGGACCATCTGATCCGCAGCGCCAAACCAGTGAATAAAGCACTTGGATCACCAAAATTCCTTTTACGTTTCTTTGGTAAACCCGCTGCTAAATCCCGCTCCTACGAGCAGATGAAAGAGGCTTATGTAACAGAACTGGGCAGAGGCGGCGTAACCACCAGGCCTTATATACCGCCTGTTACGGAAGCGGATCAACGGGAGATCCTACAGCAACAGATGCATGCACAACGGGATAAAATGATTGCGCTCCTGGATAAATGGACGGAAGAAGAACTGGATAAATACCAGGTGCCGCATCCCCTGCTGGGAAAGATCACCATACGGGAGTGCCTGTACTTTACGGCTTATCATAATCACCATCACTTACATACATTACAGGTGAGAGAAAAGCCCAACCAGCCCTGGGCAGAACAACTGGAAAGGGCATTATTCTAA
- a CDS encoding RNA polymerase sigma factor, with translation MASEQNERIKQTVEKERQRLLHFIRKRVDNVADAEDILQDVLFQFTQYLRVGPNINSLTGWLFAVTRNRITDWFRKKKEDRFSDTALPSVEGDGPLYLSDILPDTAAKTDEPLVRKIIAEAIMEATDELPEEQRYVFLQHEVEGRSFKDISAETGISVNTLLSRKRYAVLYLREKLAALYKELMND, from the coding sequence ATGGCATCGGAACAAAACGAGCGCATAAAACAAACGGTGGAAAAAGAACGCCAGCGACTGCTGCATTTCATCCGGAAACGGGTGGATAATGTAGCGGATGCGGAAGATATCCTACAGGATGTGCTGTTCCAGTTCACCCAGTATTTACGCGTTGGTCCAAATATTAACTCACTCACCGGATGGCTGTTTGCAGTTACCAGGAATAGAATTACAGACTGGTTCAGGAAAAAGAAAGAAGACAGGTTCTCTGATACTGCATTGCCATCTGTGGAGGGAGACGGCCCCTTGTACCTCTCAGACATCCTGCCGGATACCGCGGCTAAAACTGATGAACCCCTGGTGCGTAAGATCATTGCAGAGGCCATCATGGAAGCCACGGACGAATTACCGGAAGAACAGCGTTACGTATTCCTGCAACATGAAGTGGAAGGCCGGTCCTTTAAAGATATCTCCGCTGAAACAGGTATATCCGTGAACACGCTCCTTTCCCGTAAACGCTACGCAGTACTATACCTGCGGGAAAAACTGGCAGCATTGTATAAAGAATTAATGAACGATTAA